A window from Podospora bellae-mahoneyi strain CBS 112042 chromosome 1 map unlocalized CBS112042p_1, whole genome shotgun sequence encodes these proteins:
- the HMG1 gene encoding 3-hydroxy-3-methylglutaryl-coenzyme A (HMG-CoA) reductase isozyme (EggNog:ENOG503NUYR; COG:I; BUSCO:EOG092608ZS) has translation MIAASLLPARFRGEQPASQATAPSWFNKKVTPLLQVLSKLTSTHPIHTIVVVALLASSSYIGLLEDSLFDASISVRKAEWSSLVEGSRRLRVGEDTAWKWQNDDSEAPIPEGADHLALLTLVFPETMSSDASRVPPVVNAVPIPQNLSIKSLPSTSNSFSTYAQDSALAFSIPYSQAPEFLSVAQEIPNDESAQESRETEHGREQKMWIMKAARVQTRSSLIRWVHNAWVEFTDLLKNAETLDIVIMALGYISMHLTFVSLFLSMRRMGSNFWLATSVIFSSVFSFLFGLFVTTKLGVPISMVLLSEGLPFLVVTIGFEKNIVLTRAVLSHAIEHRRPVKGGKQSAIDASSAIQSAIYLAIKEKGFDIVKDYAIEVGILVLGAASGVQGGLQQFCFLAAWILFFDCILLFSFYTAILCIKLEINRIKRHVEMRKALEDDGVSHRVAENVAQSNDWPRADGQDKPGTTIFGRQIKSTHIPKFKVLMVSGFVLINALNLASIPFRSADSISNISSWARGLGGVVTSPPVDPFKVASNGLEFVLESAKAEGRETVVTVLTPIRYELEFPSVHYDLPQQLDNVGGDDITELGYGGRMVGGILKSLEDPILSKWIVVALALSVALNGYLFNAARWGIKDPNVPTHPIDPKELADAQRFNDTESATLPLGEYIRTSPTPAPSIPPTPALTDDEAEPSKESGSEPQAPAVPRTQAELEKMVAEKRAHELTDAEIVALSLRGKIPGYALEKTLKDFTRAVKVRRSIISRTKATSELTNLLERSKLPYQNYNWAQVHGACCENVIGYMPLPVGVAGPLVIDGQSYFIPMATTEGVLVASASRGCKAINSGGGAVTVLTADGMTRGPCVSFETLERAGYAKLWLDSEKGQNVMKKAFNSTSRFARLETMKTAIAGTNLYIRFKTTTGDAMGMNMISKGVEHALSVMRNEGFEDMNIVTVSGNYCTDKKPAAINWIEGRGKSVVAEAIIPAEVVKSVLKTDVDTMVALNVDKNLIGSAMAGSVGGFNAHAANIVAAIFLATGQDPAQVVESANCITIMKNLRGSLQISVSMPSIEVGTLGGGTILDPQGSMLDLLGVRGPHPTSPGENARRLARIVAAAVLAGELSLCSALAAGHLVKAHMQHNRSAPPTRSTTPAPMTSGFERAASTTALSAAAIERSRR, from the exons ATGATTGCTGCAAGCCTACTGCCCGCGAGGTTTCGCGGGGAGCAGCCCGCCTCCCAGGCTACTGCGCCATCCTGGTTCAACAAAAAAGTCACACCGCTTCTTCAGGTTCTGTCGAAGCTTACCTCAACCCACCCAATTCACACCATTGTCGTGGTTGCGCTGCTTGCCAGCTCTTCGTATATCGGCCTTTTGGAGGACAGCCTGTTTGATGCGAGCATAAGTGTAAGGAAGGCGGAATGGTCATCTCTTGTCGAGGGGAGCCGTCGCCTCAGGGTTGGCGAAGACACCGCTTGGAAGTGGCAGAACGATGACTCGGAAGCGCCCATTCCCGAGGGCGCCGACCACCTCGCCCTCTTGACTCTTGTCTTCCCTGAGACCATGTCTTCCGATGCTTCCCGTGTTCCTCCCGTCGTCAACGCCGTTCCAATTCCTCAGAATCTGTCGATCAAGTCGCTTCCGTCAACATCCAACTCTTTCAGCACCTACGCCCAGGATAGCGCCCTCGCCTTTTCGATTCCCTACAGCCAGGCCCCCGAATTCCTCTCTGTCGCCCAGGAAATTCCCAACGACGAGTCCGCGCAAGAGAGCAGGGAGACTGAGCATGGCCGGGAACAAAAGATGTGGATCATGAAAGCTGCCAGAGTCCAGACTCGGAGCAGTCTCATCAGATGGGTACACAACGCTTGGGTTGAGTTTACCGACCTTCTCAAGAATGCCGAGACGCTCGATATCGTCATCATGGCTCTCGGCTATATCTCGATGCACCTGACCTTCGTCTCGCTCTTCCTTTCGATGCGCCGCATGGGCTCCAATTTCTGGCTTGCCACCAGCGTCATCTTCTCGTCCGTCTTCTCGTTCCTCTTCGGTCTGTttgtcaccaccaagctcggTGTCCCGATCTCCATGGTTCTCCTGTCTGAGGGACTTCCATTCCTTGTCGTGACAATTGGCTTTGAGAAGAACATCGTCCTGACAAGAGCGGTTCTCTCGCATGCCATCGAGCATCGCAGACCCGTCAAGGGTGGCAAGCAATCCGCGATTGATGCCTCGAGCGCCATTCAGTCAGCTATTTACCTTgcgatcaaggagaagggctTCGATATTGTCAAGGACTATGCTATCGAGGTCGGCATCTTGGTGCTGGGCGCCGCCTCTGGTGTTCAGGGTGGCCTTCAGCAattctgcttcttggccgcgTGGATTCTGTTCTTTGACTGCATCCTGCTCTTTTCCTTCTATACGGCTATTCTCTGCATCAAGTTGGAAATCAACAGGATCAAGCGCCACGTTGAGATGCGCAAGgctttggaggatgatggtgtcaGCCACCGCGTCGCTGAGAATGTGGCTCAGAGCAACGATTGGCCCAGAGCAGATGGTCAGGACAAGCCtggcaccaccatcttcgGCCGTCAGATCAAGAGCACCCATATCCCCAAATTCAAGGTGCTCATGGTCTCTGGGTTTGTTCTTATCAATGCCCTCAACTTGGCCTCGATTCCCTTCCGCAGCGCCGATTCTATTTCGAACATCTCTTCATGGGCTCGCGGTCTTGGCGGGGTCGTTACGTCGCCCCCTGTTGACCCTTTCAAGGTTGCCTCCAACGGTCTCGAGTTTGTGTTGGAATCTGCCAAGGCTGAGGGTCGTGAGACTGTCGTCACTGTTCTTACCCCGATTCGCTACGAGCTCGAGTTCCCCTCTGTTCACTACGACTTGCCCCAGCAGCTCGACAacgttggtggtgatgatatcACCGAGCTGGGCTACGGTGGTCGCATGGTGGGCGGCATCCTCAAGAGCTTGGAAGACCCAATCCTGTCCAAGTGGATTGTCGTGGCTTTGGCTCTCAGTGTGGCTCTCAACGGATACCTTTTCAACGCCGCCAGGTGGGGCATCAAGGACCCCAATGTCCCAACTCACCCCATCGACCCCAAGGAGCTGGCCGATGCGCAGAGGTTCAACGATACCGAGTCTGCAACCCTCCCTCTGGGCGAATACATTCGCACCTCGCCAACGCCCGCCCCTTCAATCCCGCCTACTCCTGCTTTGACGGATGACGAGGCCGAACCCTCAAAGGAGTCCGGTTCGGAACCTCAAGCTCCCGCTGTCCCTCGCACCcaggccgagctcgagaagatgGTTGCCGAGAAGCGCGCACATGAACTCACCGATGCCGAGATCGTTGCTCTTTCCCTTCGTGGCAAGATCCCTGGTTATGCTTTGGAGAAGACGCTCAAGGATTTCACCCGCGCTGTCAAGGTCCGCCGCTCCATCATTTCTCGCACCAAGGCTACTTCAGAGCTCACCAACCTTTTGGAACGATCCAAGCTCCCGTACCAGAACTACAACTGGGCTCAGGTGCACGGTGCTTGCTGCGAAAATGTCATTGGATATATGCCCCTCCCGGTCGGTGTTGCCGGCCCCCTTGTCATTGACGGACAGAGCTACTTCATTCCCATGGCTACTACTGAAGGTGTCTTGGTGGCCAGTGCAAGCAGAGGCTGCAAGGCTATCAactctggtggtggtgctgtcaCAGTTCTTACCGCCGATGGCATGACTCGTGGTCCTTGCGTCAGCTTCGAGACGCTTGAGAGAGCCGGTTACGCCAAGCTCTGGCTTGATTCCGAGAAGGGTCAGAATGTTATGAAGAAGGCTTTCAACTCTACCAGTCGCTTCGCTCGTCTCGAGACTATGAAGACAGCTATTGCCGGTACGAACCTGTACATCCGTTTCAAGACCACAACCGGTGATGCCATGGGCATGAACATGATTTCCAAGGGTGTCGAGCACGCCCTCAGTGTCATGCGCAACGAAGGCTTCGAGGATATGAACATTGTCACTGTCAGCGGTAACTACTGCACCGACAAGAAGCCTGCTGCCATCAACTGGATCGAGGGCCGTGGCAAGAGTGTTGTCGCTGAGGCCATCATTCCTGCCGAGGTTGTGAAGAGCGTACTGAAGACTGATGTTGACACCATGGTTGCCCTCAATGTCGACAAGAACTTGATTGGTTCCGCCATGGCCGGTTCTGTCGGTGGTTTCAACGCCCACGCTGCCAATATCGTTGCCGCTATTTTCCTCGCAACAGGTCAGGATCCCGCGCAGGTGGTTGAGAGCGCCAACTGCATCACCATCATGAAGAA CCTGCGTGGGTCGCTGCAAATATCCGTCTCCATGCCTTCCATCGAAGTCGGCACTCTTGGTGGCGGCACCATCCTCGACCCCCAAGGTTCGATGCTTGACCTTCTCGGCGTCCGTGGCCCTCATCCCACCAGCCCAGGAGAGAACGCCAGGCGGTTGGCTCGCATTGTCGCTGCCGCTGTTCTTGCCGGTGAGCTCTCGCTCTGCAGTGCTCTCGCTGCCGGGCATCTTGTCAAGGCACACATGCAACATAACCGCTCCGCTCCTCCCACAAGGAGCACAACACCAGCTCCCATGACGAGCGGGTTTGAGCGGGCGGCGTCGACCACGGCGCTGAGCGCGGCTGCGATTGAGCGGTCGAGGCGGTGA
- a CDS encoding Oxidase-like protein (EggNog:ENOG503NYNG; COG:V): MVALQTGFLEQMKLPFRTGEFDGHLLTVIAKRSPTRPCIISYRPNVVMADSQSSFRPALLVVDMQEDFCPPSGSLAVPLGRTITPLINTLLTLPPRTLPLKIATQDWHPPNHISFAPNHPSNPPPFVTSHTITNPLNPSQSYTTLLWPPHCIQSTPGASLIPELSSQNFTHIIKKGLDPRVEMYSAFFDPFPPTPTGERVCDSGLAKLLHDEKVTHVYVVGLAGDYCVKHTAYDAAKEGFQTVIIEEGTKTVNPGGWEECKKEMESIGGVRVVSVESEEVQRLFKKD; encoded by the exons ATGGTAGCACTCCAAACGGGGTTTCTGGAACAAATGAAACTCCCCTTCAGAACGGGAGAATTCGACGGGCATCTGCTGACAGTGATTGCCAAGAGATCTCCCACTCGACCTTGCATTATCTCTTATCGTC CAAACGTAGTCATGGCGGACTCTCAGTCAAGCTTCCGGCCAGcactgctggtggtggacatgCAGGAGGACTTTTGCCCACCA TCCGGCTCCCTCGCCGTCCCCCTCGGCCGCACAATAACGCCCCTaatcaacaccctcctcacccttcccccccgcaccctccccctcaaaatcgCAACCCAAGACTGgcaccccccaaaccacaTCTCCTTCgcccccaaccacccctccaacccccctcccttcgtCACCTCCCACacaatcaccaaccccctcaacccctcccaatccTACACCACCCTTCTCTGGCCCCCCCACTGCATCCAATCCACTCCCGGcgcctccctcatccccgagctctcctcccaaaacttcacccacatcatcaaaaagGGCCTCGACCCCAGAGTGGAGATGTACTCCGCCTTCTTCGAccctttcccccccacccccaccggcGAACGAGTCTGCGATTCCGGACTGGCCAAGCTGCTCCACGACGAAAAGGTGACGCACGTCTATGTTGTCGGGCTGGCGGGGGATTATTGCGTCAAGCACACGGCGTATGATGCTGCAAAGGAAGGGTTCCAGACGGTGATTATCGAGGAGGGGACCAAGACCGTTAACCCGGGCGGGTGGGAGGAGTGCaaaaaggagatggagagtaTTGGTGGGGTGAGGGTCGTGAGCGTGGAGAGTGAGGAGGTGCAGAGGTTGTTTAAGAAGGAttga
- a CDS encoding uncharacterized protein (EggNog:ENOG503PFUN; COG:O), whose product MAAVDPNDSPHAGPPATSVILAIMIAILILGCVFVAQRSSTLEVIRETITQRIRGGRAGVGEETLQSMPVVKYNEALIDELESPGRAKSVSVWTRTRLRFWSWAQKKKNRAVTPSTEHSDGALESGTLRPEKKRSSTRSHSCAICTEDFVEGGDVRKLSCGHIFHPPCVDPWLLQFAVTCPLCRVDLQAKTAVNAVTRPQRALQRDTSRVE is encoded by the exons ATGGCAGCTGTCGACCCCAACGATTCTCCCCACGCTGGCCCTCCTGCTACCTCTGTCATTCTCGCCATCATGATCGCCATTCTCATTCTAGGTTGCGTCTTCGTCGCCCAGCGATCCTCAACCCTCGAAGTAATCCGTGAGACTATCACCCAGCGGATACGAGGGGGGAGAGCTGGCGTTGGGGAAGAAACCCTGCAGTCGATGCCGGTCGTCAAGTACAACGAAGCCCTCATCGACGAGCTGGAGAGTCCGGGGCGAGCAAAATCTGTTTCAGTATGGACGAGGACAAGGTTGAGATTTTGGAGCTGGgctcagaagaagaagaacagggcAGTGACTCCATCAACTGAACACAGTGATGGCGCGTT AGAAAGCGGCACGCTGAGGCCCGAAAAGAAACGATCATCAACAAGAAGTCATAGCTGCGCCATCTGCACCGAGGACTTTGTcgaaggaggtgatgttCGGAAGTTGTCATGTGGGCATATCTTTCACCCGCCGTGCGTTGACCCGTGGCTGCTGCAGTTTGCGGTTACATGTCCATTATG CCGAGTTGATCTCCAGGCCAAGACGGCAGTCAATGCTGTAACGAGACCTCAACGAGCGTTACAGCGAGACACGAGCAGAGTTGAGTGA
- a CDS encoding uncharacterized protein (CAZy:GH3; COG:G; EggNog:ENOG503NX6M), which produces MKLNKPFLAIYLAFNLVEASKTPDCINGPLAKTLACDTTASPPARAATLVQALNITEKLVNLVDMSLGAERIGLPAYAWWNEALHGVAASPGVSFNQAGQEFSHATSFANTITLAAAFDNDLVYEVADTISTEARAFSNAELAGLDYWTPNINPYKDPRWGRGHETPGEDPVHIKGYVQALLEGLEGRDKIRKVIATCKHFAAYDLERWQGALRYRFNAVVTSQDLSEYYLQPFQQCARDSKVGSFMCSYNALNGTPACASTYLMDDILRKHWNWTEHNNYITSDCNAIQDFLPNFHNFSQTPAQAAADAYNAGTDTVCEVPGYPPPTDVIGAYNQSLLSEEIIDRALRRLYEGLIRAGYLDSASPHPYTKISWSQVNTPKAQALALQSATDGIVLLKNNGLLPLDLTNKTVALIGHWANATRQMLGGYSGIPPYYANPIYAATQLNVTFHHAPGPVNQSSPSPNDTWTSPALSAASKSDIILYLGGTDLSIAAEDRDRDSIAWPSAQLSLLTSLAQMGKPTIVARLGDQVDDTPLLSNPNISSILWVGYPGQSGGTALFNIITGVSSPAARLPVTVYPETYTSLIPLTAMSLRPTSARPGRTYRWYPSPVLPFGHGLHYTTFTAKFGVFESLTINIAELVSNCNERYLDLCRFPQVSVWVSNTGELKSDYVALVFVRGEYGPEPYPIKTLVGYKRIRDIEPGTTGAAPVGVVLGDLARVDLGGNRVLFPGRYEFLLDVEGGRDRVVIELVGEEVVLEKFPQPPAAG; this is translated from the exons ATGAAACTTAATAAGCCATTCCTGGCCATTTATTTGGCTTTCAACTTGGTCGAGGCTTCGAAAACTCCGGATTGCATCAATGGTCCGCTGGCAAAGACCTTGGCATGTGATACAACGGCGTCACCTCCTGCGCGAGCAGCTACTCTTGTGCAGGCTTTAAATATCACGGAAAAGCTTGTGAATCTAGTGGA CATGAGCCTCGGTGCAGAAAGGATCGGCCTTCCAGCTTATGCTTGGTGGAACGAAGCTCTTCATGGTGTTGCCGCGTCGCCTGGGGTCTCGTTCAATCAGGCCGGACAAGAATTCTCACACGCTACTTCATTTGCGAATACTATTACGCTAGCAGCCGCCTTTGACAATGACCTGGTTTACGAGGTGGCGGATACCATCAGCACTGAAGCGCGAGCGTTCAGCAATGCCGAGCTCGCTGGACTGGATTACTGGACGCCTAACATCAACCCGTACAAAGATccgagatgggggaggggccaTGAG ACACCCGGAGAAGATCCGGTACACATCAAAGGCTACGTCCAAGCACTTCTCGAGGGTCTAGAAGGGAGAGACAAGATCAGAAAGGTGATTGCCACTTGTAAACACTTTGCAGCCTATGATTTGGAGAGATGGCAAGGGGCTCTTAGATACAGGTTCAATGCTGTTGTGACCTCGCAGGATCTTTCGGAGTACTACCTCCAACCGTTTCAACAATGCGCTCGAGACAGTAAGGTCGGGTCTTTCATGTGCTCATATAATGCGCTCAACGGAACACCGGCATGTGCAAGCACGTATTTGATGGACGACATCCTTCGAAAACACTGGAATTGGACCGAGCACAACAACTATATTACGAGCGACTGTAATGCCATTCAG GacttcctccccaacttTCACAACTTCAGCCAAACTCCAGCTCAAGCCGCCGCTGATGCTTATAACGCCGGTACAGACACCGTCTGTGAGGTGCCTGGATACCCCCCACCCACAGATGTAATCGGAGCATACAATCAGTCTCTGCTGTCAGAGGAAATTATCGACCGAGCACTTCGCAGATTATACGAAGGCCTCATCCGAGCTGGCTATCTTGACTCAGCCTCCCCACATCCATACACCAAAATCTCATGGTCCCAAGTAAACACCCCCAAAGCCCAAGCCCTGGCTCTTCAGTCCGCCACCGACGGGATAGTCCTTCTCAAAAACAACGGCCTCCTTCCCCTAgacctcaccaacaaaaccgTAGCCCTCATAGGCCACTGGGCCAATGCAACCCGCCAAATGCTAGGTGGCTACAGCGGTATCCCCCCTTACTACGCCAACCCAATCTATGCAGCCACCCAGCTCAACGTCACTTTTCATCACGCCCCAGGACCGGTGAACCagtcatctccctccccaaatgACACCTGgacctcccccgccctctcCGCGGCTTCCAAATCGGATATCATCCTCTACCTCGGCGGCACCGACCTCTCCATCGCAGCCGAAGACCGAGACAGAGACTCCATCGCCTGGCCATCCGCTCAACTTTCCTTGTtaacctccctcgcccagaTGGGAAAACCCACAATCGTAGCAAGACTAGGCGACCAAGTAGACGACACCCCCCTGCTCTCCAACCcaaacatctcctccatcctaTGGGTAGGCTACCCAGGCCAATCAGGCGGAACAgccctcttcaacatcatcaccggaGTCAGCTCCCCCGCCGCTCGACTGCCCGTCACAGTCTATCCAGAAACttacacctccctcatccccctgACAGCCATGTCCCTCCGCCCAACCTCCGCCCGCCCAGGCCGGACCTACAGGTggtacccctcccccgtgcTCCCTTTCGGCCACGGCCTCCACTACACAACCTTTACCGCCAAATTCGGCGTCTTTGAgtccctcaccatcaacattGCCGAACTCGTTTCCAACTGTAACGAACGATACCTCGACCTCTGCCGGTTCCCGCAGGTGTCCGTCTGGGTGTCGAATACGGGAGAACTCAAATCTGACTATGTCGCCCTTGTTTTTGTCAGGGGTGAGTACGGACCGGAGCCGTACCCGATCAAGACGCTGGTGGGGTACAAGCGGATAAGGGATATCGAGCCGGGGACTACGGGGGCGGCgccggtgggggtggtgttaGGGGATTTGGCTAGggtggatttgggggggaatAGGGTTTTGTTTCCGGGGAGGTATGAGTTTCTGCTGGatgtggaaggggggagggatagggTTGTGATCgagttggttggggaggaggtggtgttggaaaAGTTTCCTCAGCCGCCTGCGGCGGGTTGA
- the STI1 gene encoding Hsp90 cochaperone (EggNog:ENOG503NUK2; COG:O; BUSCO:EOG09261TEQ) gives MSTADELKALGNKAIAAKNFDEAIDKFTQAIAIDPQNHILYSNRSAAYASKKDWDHALEDAQKTTELKPDWPKGWGRKGTALYGKGDLLGAHDAYEEGLKIDPNNAGMKNDLASVKRAMEAEAGPGFGGDPTGGIGQMFSDPNLIQKLASNPKTSALLADPSFMAKLQAIKQNPNNTQELFSDPRFIQVLGVLMGVDMTMADPGFQPGASGSAKEAEEDVPMPDAKPAEPKKAPEPEPEPEPENEEALEKKKAKEAADKEKQLGTENYKKRNFDEAIKHYQAAWDLHKDITYLNNLGAAYFEKGDYQACIDTCTKAAEEGRALYADFKLIAKSYARVGTAYEKLGDLAQAIDYYNMSLREHRTPDVVTKVRNAERNKIEAARKAYIDPEKAEEARVEGNTKFKESDWPGAVAAYSEMIKRAPDDPRGYSNRAAAFIKLLEFPSALDDCDAAIKKDPKFIRAYIRKAQAYYGMREYSKCVDACTEAHTVDNEHHKGANAKEIEQQQQKAFTAMYSARENETEEQTRERLARDPEIMGIMADPVMQAILQQAQSDPAALNEHMRNPTVRTKIQKLMAAGVIRVGR, from the exons ATGTCCACAGCCGACGAGCTCAAGGCTCTGGGCAACAAGGCCATTGCCGCGAAGAACTTCGACGAGGCCAT TGACAAGTTCACACAGGCTATCGCCATCGACCCACAAAACCACATCCTCTACAGCAACCGCTCGGCTGCTTATGCTTCGAAGAAGGACTGGGACCACGCCCTCGAGGATGCCCAGAAGACCACAGAACTGAAGCCAGACTGGCCAAAGGGGTGGGGCCGTAAGGGCACCGCGCTGTATGGCAAGGGCGACCTTCTTGGTGCCCACGATGCCTACGAGGAGGGTCTCAAGATCGATCCCAACAATGCTGGCATGAAGAATGATCTTGCTTCGGTCAAGCGTGCAATGGAAGCAGAGGCGGGACCTG GTTTCGGCGGTGACCCAACTGGCGGTATTGGGCAGATGTTCAGCGACCCGAACCTTATCCAGAAGCTTGCGAGCAACCCAAAGACCAGTGCCTTACTTGCCGACCCGAGCTTTATGGCCAAGCTGCAGGCTATCAAGCagaaccccaacaacacacaaGAGCTCTTCAGCGACCCCAGGTTTATCCAAGTGCTGGGCGTCTTGATGGGTGTTGATATGACGATGGCCGATCCTGGCTTCCAACCGGGTGCCTCCGGCTCTGCtaaggaggccgaggaggatgtgccAATGCCGGATGCTAAGCCTGCCGAACCAAAGAAGGCCCCTGAGCCGGaaccggagccggagcctgAAAACGAGGAGGCcctggaaaagaagaaggcaaaggaggCTGCCGATAAGGAAAAGCAGCTCGGTACCGAGAACTACAAGAAGCGCAACTTTGACGAGGCTATCAAGCACTACCAGGCTGCGTGGGATCTCCACAAGGACATCACctacctcaacaacctcggtGCGGCTTACTTCGAGAAGGGTGACTACCAGGCCTGCATCGATACTTGCACCAAGGCTGCTGAAGAAGGTCGTGCTCTCTATGCCGATTTCAAGCTCATTGCCAAGTCGTACGCCCGTGTTGGTACTGCTTATGAGAAGCTGGGCGATCTTGCGCAGGCTATCGACTACTACAACATGTCTCTTCGTGAGCACCGGACACCAGATGTGGTCACCAAGGTCCGGAACGCCGAGCGCAACAAGATTGAGGCTGCGCGCAAGGCGTACATCGACCCAGAAAAGGCCGAAGAGGCTCGCGTGGAGGGCAACACGAAGTTCAAAGAGTCAGACTGGCCAGGGGCCGTTGCTGCCTACTCAGAGATGATCAAGCGTGCGCCGGATGACCCTCGCGGATACAGCAACCGCGCGGCTGCCTTCATCAAGCTGCTCGAGTTCCCCAGTGCTCTTGATGACTGCGAcgccgccatcaagaaggacCCCAAGTTCATCCGCGCCTACATTCGCAAGGCTCAGGCCTACTATGGCATGCGCGAGTACAGCAAGTGTGTTGACGCATGCACTGAGGCCCATACCGTGGACAATGAGCACCACAAGGGTGCCAATGCTAAGGAGattgagcagcagcagcaaaaggcGTTCACTGCCATGTACTCGGCGCGCGAGAATGAGACTGAGGAGCAGACCAGAGAGCGTCTGGCCCGTGACCCTGAG ATCATGGGCATCATGGCAGACCCAGTCATGCAAGCTATCCTACAGCAAGCACAGTCGGATCCTGCTGCTCTGAACGAGCACATGAGAAACCCTACGGTTCGCACCAAGATCCAGAAGCTGATGGCCGCTGGTGTTATTCGCGTTGGTAGGTAA